In a genomic window of Demequina muriae:
- a CDS encoding fumarylacetoacetate hydrolase family protein, which translates to MRIARFTTGGEPRYAVVDGEPGHEELVVLTGDPMYTPGEVTNERIPLTDDVRLLAPVIPRSKAICLGKNYEAHAKEIPHRGPASEVPILFLKPNTAVIGPDDPIVLPHYSDDIQLEAELAVVIGRVCKDVTAERAEDFIYGYTCANDVTARDLQRAEDQWFRAKAFDTSLPLGPWIETELATDGAEITSRINGEVVQSGNTRDMIRNVAQAVAMASEVTTLLPGDVILTGTPSGVTKLSHADIVEIEIEGLGVLRNPVIRR; encoded by the coding sequence ATGCGCATCGCGAGATTCACCACCGGAGGCGAGCCGCGGTACGCGGTCGTCGACGGAGAGCCGGGGCACGAGGAACTGGTGGTACTCACCGGTGACCCCATGTACACGCCAGGGGAGGTGACCAACGAACGCATCCCCCTCACCGATGACGTGCGACTCCTCGCGCCGGTGATTCCTCGCTCCAAGGCGATCTGCTTGGGCAAGAACTACGAGGCCCACGCGAAGGAGATCCCGCATCGCGGGCCCGCCTCCGAGGTGCCGATCCTCTTCCTCAAGCCGAACACCGCGGTGATTGGCCCGGACGACCCCATCGTGCTGCCGCACTACAGCGACGACATCCAGCTCGAGGCGGAGCTCGCCGTGGTGATCGGCCGCGTGTGCAAGGACGTCACCGCCGAGCGTGCGGAGGACTTCATCTACGGCTATACCTGCGCCAACGACGTGACCGCCCGTGATCTGCAGCGCGCCGAGGACCAGTGGTTCCGCGCCAAGGCCTTCGACACCTCGCTGCCGCTCGGTCCGTGGATCGAGACGGAGCTCGCGACGGATGGCGCGGAGATCACTTCGCGCATCAACGGCGAGGTCGTGCAGAGCGGCAACACCAGGGACATGATCAGGAACGTCGCCCAGGCCGTCGCGATGGCGTCCGAGGTGACCACGCTGCTGCCCGGTGACGTCATCCTCACCGGCACCCCGTCGGGAGTGACCAAGTTGAGCCACGCTGACATCGTGGAGATCGAGATCGAAGGGCTGGGAGTGCTGCGCAATCCGGTGATCCGCCGATGA